The genomic interval CCCGAGCTCATGGCCGATGTGGACCGGCGTATCGCCGTCGGAAGCACCGCCGAGCGTGGGGTGTACGACGCTTTTGCGGCCTACCGGGCGCTCCTGGCCAATGCCGGCGAGTACTTGGCCGGCCGGGTTGCTGACCTCGACGATGTGCGGAATCGTATCGTCGCGCGTCTGCTGGGCGTTCCGATGCCGGGTGTGCCGGACAGTGACGAGCCGTACGTACTGATCGCGCGGGACCTTGCTCCTGCCGACACGGCGCTTCTCGACCCCGCGCTGGTCCTGGGCTTTGTGACCGAAGAAGGTGGGCCGACCAGCCACAGCGCGATTCTGGCGCGTGCCCTGGGTGTGCCCGCTGTGGTGGCTCTGCCGGGCGCCGGTGAGTTGGCCGAGGGCACAGTCGTCGCGGTGGACGGCAGCACCGGCGAGGTCTTCGTCGAGCCGACCGCGGACAAGCGTGCCGAGCTCGAGGCCGCTGCCGCAGCGCGCAGGGCCGCGCTTTCCGCTTCGACCGGTCCCGGTGCGACGTCCGACGGTCACAAGGTGCCGCTGCTCGCCAACATCGGCGGTCCCGCCGACGTGCCGGCCGCGGTCGAGGCCGACGCCGAGGGCGTGGGGCTGTTCCGTACGGAGTTCCTCTTCCTCGACGACAGCAAGCGGGCGCCGTCGGAGGAGAAGCAGGTCGAGGCCTACCGCAAGGTGCTCGAGGCGTTTCCCGAGGGCCGTGTGGTCGTGCGGGTGCTGGATGCGGGCGCCGACAAGCCGCTCGAGTTCCTGACGCCGGCCGAGGAGCCGAACCCGGCGCTGGGTGTGCGCGGGCTGCGGTCGCTGCTCGACCACCCCGACGTACTGCGGACGCAGCTGACTGCGCTGGCGAAGGCCGCTGCCGGACTGCCTGTGTACCTCGAGGTCATGGCGCCGATGGTCGCGGACCGTACCGACGCCAAGGCGTTCGCGGACGCGTGCCGCGAGGCCGGACTGCAGGCGAAATTCGGCGCGATGGTGGAGATTCCGTCCGCCGCGCTCCGGGCGCGTTCGATCCTGCAAGAGGTCGAGTTCCTTTCGCTGGGGACCAATGACCTGGCTCAGTACACCTTTGCCGCTGACCGTCAGGTCGGTGCGGTGTCTCGGCTTCAGGACCCTTGGCAGCCTGCGCTTCTCGACCTGGTGGCCGTTTCGGCCGAGGCCGCTCGGGCCGAGGGCAAAAGCTGTGGCGTGTGTGGTGAGGCCGCGGCCGATCCGCTGCTCGCCTGTGTGCTGACCGGTCTGGGGGTGACCTCGCTGTCCATGGGCGCGAAGGCCATTCCTTATGTCCGCGCGACGCTGGCGAAGTACACCCTCGCCCAGTGCGAGCGTGCCGCTGCTGCGGCGCGCGCCACCGACACCGCCGACGAGGCCCGTGCGGCCGCGCAGGCGGTGCTGTCCGGGGAGTGACCGGACAGGTGCTGTTCTGACCGAGGGGCTTCCGGCCGATTGGCCGGGAGCCCCTCGGGCGTTCATCGGTGGATGTCGGGCTCTGCGATGTCGAAGCCGGCGCAGTACTCGACGTCCGGTTCCGGGGCCAGAGGGTCGCCTGTGGCAGCGTCTGTGCAGTAGGC from Streptomyces spiramyceticus carries:
- the ptsP gene encoding phosphoenolpyruvate--protein phosphotransferase codes for the protein METTLRGVGVSHGVAIGEVRHMGTAVLEPPAKQIPADEAEREQGRARQAVEAVAADLIARGNLAGGEAQHVLEAQAMMAQDPELMADVDRRIAVGSTAERGVYDAFAAYRALLANAGEYLAGRVADLDDVRNRIVARLLGVPMPGVPDSDEPYVLIARDLAPADTALLDPALVLGFVTEEGGPTSHSAILARALGVPAVVALPGAGELAEGTVVAVDGSTGEVFVEPTADKRAELEAAAAARRAALSASTGPGATSDGHKVPLLANIGGPADVPAAVEADAEGVGLFRTEFLFLDDSKRAPSEEKQVEAYRKVLEAFPEGRVVVRVLDAGADKPLEFLTPAEEPNPALGVRGLRSLLDHPDVLRTQLTALAKAAAGLPVYLEVMAPMVADRTDAKAFADACREAGLQAKFGAMVEIPSAALRARSILQEVEFLSLGTNDLAQYTFAADRQVGAVSRLQDPWQPALLDLVAVSAEAARAEGKSCGVCGEAAADPLLACVLTGLGVTSLSMGAKAIPYVRATLAKYTLAQCERAAAAARATDTADEARAAAQAVLSGE